A region of the Mesoterricola sediminis genome:
GCGCGGCTGGGATGGCGTGGATCTCGCAGAAGGCCAGGGCCTGCTCCAGGGTGGTCCCGCGGAAGTGCGCCTCCAGGACGGGCACCAGCCGGTCCCGGCCGGCGACGCGGCCCGGGTTCGTGGCCCAGACGGGCTCCTGCTCCAGGTTGATCCCCGCCCACATGGCCAGCACCTCGAACTGCCGGTCGCTGGCGCAGCCCAGGGCCAGGTCCCCGTCGGCGCAGGCGAAGGTCTGGCACGGGACCAGGTGGGGATCCGCGTTGCCCATGCGCGCCGGAGGCTCGCCGGTCATGAGGGCCGCGGACGCCACGCCGGCGAGGGAAGCCAGGGCGGCCTCCATGAGCGGCACCTCCACGTGGAGGGCCTCCCCGGTGCGCTCCCGGTGGAGCATGGCGGCCTGGATCCCGTTGGCCAGGTAGAGGCCGGCGGCCAGTTCCACGGCGGGGAAGCCGGCCCGGGTCGGGGGCCCCGAGGGATCCCCGGTGACGGACATCATGCCGCTTTCCGCCTGCAGGACCAGGTCATGGCCCGGGCGGCGGCTGGCGGGGACGTCCGAGGCGTAGCTCCGGACGGAGGCGACGATGAGCTTGGGATAGCGGTCGTGGATGCACTCCCAGGTGAGGCCCAGGGCCTCGGCGGACTCGGGCGCGAAGTTCTCGACGACCACGTCGGCGCCCACCATCAGCTCGTGGAGAAGGGCCCGGCAGCCCTCGTCGCCCAGATCCAGGGCGATGGAGCGCTTGCCCCGGTTGGCGGCGCGGAAGCAGGCGCTCTCGTCCGTCCCGGGCTCGAAGGGCGGGCCCCAGCCCCGGGTGGGGTCCCCGGCGGGGGGCTCGATCTTGAGGACCTCGGCGCCCAGGTCCGCCAGGAGCTGGGTGGCCAGGGGTCCCGCCAGGGCGCGGGTGAAGTCCAGGATCTTGTAGTGGGAGAGGAAGGGAGGCACGGCCGGACTCAGGGGAGTGTCTTGACTATACGTCGGATCGAGATCGCCTTCTTCCCCTCCGTCTCGAAGAAGATGCCGTGGAGCTGGGGATCGCCCTCGGCGACCTCCCACTTCTCCCCCTTGACCTTGAGGAAGCGGCTCAGGCTGGCCTCCTTCCGCATGCCGATGACCCCGTCGTAGGGTCCGGTCATGCCGATGTCGGTGACGTAGGCCGTGCCCCCCGGAAGGATCCTGGCGTCGAGGGTGGGCACGTGGGTGTGGGTCCCCAGGACGGCGGAGACCCGCCCGTCCAGGTACCAGCCCATCGCCTGGGCCTCGCTGGTGGCCTCCGCGTGCATGTCGACGATGACCACGTCGGCGCGCTCCCGGGCCAGCACGGCGTCGGCGCAGCGGAAGGGGTCGTCGCAGGGCGGCATGTTGACCCGGCCCATGAGGTTGATGACCAGCACCTCCAGCCCCGAGGGGGTGTGGAGCTTCACATGGCCCGCGCCCGGGGTGCCCGGGGGATAATTGGCGGGCCGGAGCAGCCGCGGCTCAACCTGGAAGGTCGCCGGAATGTCCTTTACGTCGAAGGCATGGTTTCCCGTGGTGATGACGTCCACCCTCAGCTCGTCCAGCCATTGCCGGGCGATGCGCTCGGTGATTCCGTGCCCGTGGGCCGCGTTCTCCCCGTTGATCACCACGAAATCCAGGTCCAGCTCCCTTCGGAGCGTGGGCAGGTGGGTCTCGACCAGCCGACGGCCGGGCTCCCCAACGACATCGCCGAGCACGAGCATGCGCATCCTCAAACCTTACCAGGGCCCGGCCGATTTTTTTGGGCCCCCGCGGCACCCCGGGGCCCTTGGCGGCACCACATTCAAAGTAGCGAGCGTCCAAACTGCCGATTAGGTTCCTGCTAGGCTGAAACTTTGAGAGTCTACGAATGGCATTTCCTTTGAGATCCCTGATTCTTTCCCTCTCGCTGGCCCTGGCCGCCGCCCCCGCCTTCTCCTCGGAACCCCCGGGCCTCATGCACCTGCCGGACGTCAAGGCCGGCATGAAGGGCACGGGCCGCACGGTCTTCCAGGGCGGGAAGATCGAGACCTTCAATTTCGAGGTCCTGGGCGTCCTCCGGAACGTCGCGCCCGGCCACAGCTACATCCTCATCCGCGCCAGCGGCGGCCCCCTGGCCCAGACGGGCATCCTGGCCGGCATGAGCGGCTCCCCCTGCTACATCGACGGCAAGCTCATCGGGGCCGTGGCCATCGGCTGGGGCTTCGAGAAGGAGCCCATCGGCGGGGTCACCCCCATCGGCGAGATGCTGGAGGGCCTCAAGGACCTCTCGGACGCCCCCGCCCCCCGCACCCCCCTGATCCTCCCCAAGCTGGAGCCGCCCAAGGTCCTCAAGACCGCCCTCTCGGGGGGGATGATCCCCATGTCCGAGCTCCTGGGCCCCCAGGAGGTGCCCAACGGGGGGCAGATGCTGCCCCTCCCCGTCTACGGGGCCTCCACCGCGCCCGAATTCGCCCCGTTCTGGCAGGGCCTCCCCCTGCGGCCCATGGCCGCCCCGGGCGGCGGGTCCGGCGGCGGCGAGCCCAGCCCCCTGGAACCCGGCGGCATGGTGGCCATCAACCTGGTCCAGGGCGACTTCAACATCTCGGCCGCGGGCACCATCACCTACGTGAGCGGCAAGAAGGTCTACTGCTTCGGCCACCAGCTCTACAACCTGGGGCCCGTGGACCTGCCCCTGTGGTCCGCGACCGTCGCGGCCTGCCTGCCCAGCGTGAACGAGTCCTTCAAGATCGCCTCCCCCGTGGCCCCCGCCGGCGCCCTGCGCCTGGACCGGGCCATGGGCGTCGCGGGCCTCCTCGGCGCCGAGCCCCGCACGGTGTCCATGCGCCTGGGCCTCAACCTGGGCGGGCGGCGCAACCTGAACCTGCGCTTCGAGCTCATGGACCACCCCCTCCTGACCCCGAACCTGGCGGCGATCACCCTCGCCCAGGCCCTGTCCGCCCACGTCAAGGGCCAGGGCTTCCAGAGCCTGAGCCTGCAGGGGAACATCAAGGTGGCGGGGCACCCGCCCATCGAGATCGAGAACATGGTGGCCGACCTGAACGGGACCCGCCTGGCCTCGTACCTGGGCGGGGTCCTCCAGACCCTGACCCTGAACCCCTGGGAGCGGGCCAACATCGAAGGCATCTCCCTCACGGTCAAGGCCGAGGACCGCCTGGACCTGACCGCCATCGCCGGCGTGCGCACCCTGAAGGCCCGGGTCAAGCGGGGCAGCACCCTCCCGGTCTACGTGATGCTCCAGAACATCCAGGGCAGCCGCGAAAGCGTCGTCATGAACCTCTTCGTGCCGCCCTCGGCCCGGCCCGGCAAGGCCACCCTGCTGGTGGGCGACGGCTTCAGCCTCGTCCAGGCGGACCCGGACGAGCGCGCCATCGACCTGTCCTCCCTGGGCGACCTGGTCCGGATGCTCAACGGCGGCCTCAAGAACAACCACGCCTACGCCCTCCTCGTGCAGGCCCAGCCCGGCGCCGGCCTGCGCGGGTCCCGCATCGAGGGCATCCCGCCCACCGTCGTGTCCATGCTCGGCGCGGACGGCGACCTGAACGCCAACCGCCTGCAGCGCCAGATCATCAGCCGTGCCGTCCTGCCCCTCGAATCCGAGGTGCGCGGCCTCACGGCCATGGAACTCGAAGTCGAATAGGCTCCCATGGAGACCCAGATGAAGCGTCACCCCCTCCTTCCCTGCGCCGCCCTCGTCCTGGCGGCGGGACTCCAGGCCCAGCAGCCCTCGGCCACCTTCAACGCCTTCAACGACTGGCTCACCGCCGAGGCGCGGGGCGTCTCCGTCGGCGCCGACGGGCGCCTGCGCCTGGCCCCGGCCCTCCGCCGCGTGGCCCAGCTCCCCGAGGGCGTCGTGTGGTCCGCGGTCTCCGACGGCACGGCGGGCGCCTACCTCAGCGCGGGCAACGAGGGCAAGCTGTTCCGCTACACCGCCGGACAGGTCAAGCCCCTGGCCCAGGTCAAGGGCGGCATCGTCTTCGCCATGGCCCGCCTGGGCAACGACCTCATCGTGGCCCCCTCGGGGGAGGGGAAGCTCTACCGGGTGACCCCCGCGGGCGACGTGAAGCCCTTCTGCGAGATCGAGGCCCGCCTGGTGTGGGCCCTGGGCGTGGACGGCAACGACCTCCTCGTCGCCGGCGGCGGCGAGAAGGGGGCGGTGCTCCTCCTGGCCCGCGAAGGCAGCAGCCGCAAGCTGGCCGACCTCCCCGAGGAGACCGCCTTCACCGCCCTGGCTCCCGACGGCAAGGGCGCCTGGTACCTGGGCACCCACGGCCGGGGCCTGGTGGTGCGCTACACCGGCGTCCGCACCGGGGACCGCCTGGAGACGTTGGCGGCCACGGGCTTCGAGGAGGTCCACGCCATCGCCCTGAACGGCGGCCGGGTCTTCGCCGGGGCCACGAGCGGGGTCAGCAACCGCTTCGCCACGGGCAGCCTGGAGCGCCGGGAGGGCTACCTGGCCGAGCCCGGCACCCAGACAAAGTCCGCGGTCATCCGCATCGACCGGGACGGCGTGCCGCAGACCCTCTGGCAGAGCACGCAGAGCCAGATCTTCGCGCTGGCGGCCTGGAACGGGCACCTCCTGGTCGGCACGGGCAACCGGAGCCGGCTCTTCTCCGTCCCCCTCTCGGACGCCGAGCGGGCCGAGAACCCCTTCGCCGCCCTCCAGGACCTGGGCGCCGCCCAGGCCACGGCCTTCCTCCCGGCGGGCTCCGACCTGATGGTGGTGGCCTCCAACCCCGCCGAACTGCACCTCATCAACCAGGTCCAGGCCACGGAGGGCACCGTCGAGAGCCGCATCCTCAAGGGCGCCCCCCTGGCGGACTGGGGCCGGGCCTACGTGGAGTCCCTGACGCCCCAGGGCACCAGCGTGGACTTCCAGGTCCGCACCGGCGCCACCGAGACCCCCGACAGCACCTGGACCCCCTGGACCCCGCCGCTGGTCGGAGGGGAGCGGCCCAACCTCCCCCCCGCGCGCAACGCCCAGTTCCGGCTCAGGCTCTCCAGCACCCGGGGCGGGGCCACCCCCACCGTCGAGAGCGTCCGGATCCACTGGGCCAACCGCAACCTCGCCCCCCTGTGGGAGGGCGTGGAGATCATGCCGCCCGGACTCGTCATCACCCGCACCGCCCCGCCCGACGACATCGGCATCGAGCGGGTCCCCCTCGAGACCCAGAAGCTGATCCCCGCCCTGGGCTACGCGGGCTCGGAGAAGCGCAGCTTCCGCCGCGGCGCCCAGGCCTTCATGTTCAAGGTCGCCGACCCCAACGGCGATCCCCTCGCCTTCGCCATCCGCCTCCTCCCCGAGGCCGGCGGCGCCCCGATCCCCCTCGAGAAGGCGTGGAAGGAGCGCTTCTTCACCTTCGACACGCTCCCGGTCCCCGACGGCAAGTACCGCCTCGAGGTCACCGCCAGCGACGCGCCGGGGGTGCCCCTGAACGCGGCCCTCGAGGCCACCTGGCGCACCGGCGCCTTCATCATCGACCACACGCCGCCGGTCATCTCCGAGGTGTCGGCCGTGCAGGACGGCGACAGGGTGCGCGTGCGGTTCTCCGCCCGGGACGCCACCAGCGTCCTGAAGGAGGCCGCCGTGAGCGCCGACGGCGACAGCTGGGTCCAGGTGGCCCCCGAGAGCCGCATCTTCGACACCCAGGAGGCCACCTTCGACGTGACCCTGCCCCGGGACCGGGTGCGGGGCAACCGGGTCCTCGTGCGGGTGACGGACCTCTGCAACAACGAGCAGACCGCCA
Encoded here:
- a CDS encoding SMP-30/gluconolactonase/LRE family protein is translated as MKRHPLLPCAALVLAAGLQAQQPSATFNAFNDWLTAEARGVSVGADGRLRLAPALRRVAQLPEGVVWSAVSDGTAGAYLSAGNEGKLFRYTAGQVKPLAQVKGGIVFAMARLGNDLIVAPSGEGKLYRVTPAGDVKPFCEIEARLVWALGVDGNDLLVAGGGEKGAVLLLAREGSSRKLADLPEETAFTALAPDGKGAWYLGTHGRGLVVRYTGVRTGDRLETLAATGFEEVHAIALNGGRVFAGATSGVSNRFATGSLERREGYLAEPGTQTKSAVIRIDRDGVPQTLWQSTQSQIFALAAWNGHLLVGTGNRSRLFSVPLSDAERAENPFAALQDLGAAQATAFLPAGSDLMVVASNPAELHLINQVQATEGTVESRILKGAPLADWGRAYVESLTPQGTSVDFQVRTGATETPDSTWTPWTPPLVGGERPNLPPARNAQFRLRLSSTRGGATPTVESVRIHWANRNLAPLWEGVEIMPPGLVITRTAPPDDIGIERVPLETQKLIPALGYAGSEKRSFRRGAQAFMFKVADPNGDPLAFAIRLLPEAGGAPIPLEKAWKERFFTFDTLPVPDGKYRLEVTASDAPGVPLNAALEATWRTGAFIIDHTPPVISEVSAVQDGDRVRVRFSARDATSVLKEAAVSADGDSWVQVAPESRIFDTQEATFDVTLPRDRVRGNRVLVRVTDLCNNEQTASAAIGEPKRK
- a CDS encoding CaiB/BaiF CoA transferase family protein; amino-acid sequence: MPPFLSHYKILDFTRALAGPLATQLLADLGAEVLKIEPPAGDPTRGWGPPFEPGTDESACFRAANRGKRSIALDLGDEGCRALLHELMVGADVVVENFAPESAEALGLTWECIHDRYPKLIVASVRSYASDVPASRRPGHDLVLQAESGMMSVTGDPSGPPTRAGFPAVELAAGLYLANGIQAAMLHRERTGEALHVEVPLMEAALASLAGVASAALMTGEPPARMGNADPHLVPCQTFACADGDLALGCASDRQFEVLAMWAGINLEQEPVWATNPGRVAGRDRLVPVLEAHFRGTTLEQALAFCEIHAIPAARVRTVDDVLFREAGSLHQLVTTLYDMDGGRMVPMLAAPILFNDERARSRVAPPRLRE
- a CDS encoding TIGR00282 family metallophosphoesterase, with amino-acid sequence MRMLVLGDVVGEPGRRLVETHLPTLRRELDLDFVVINGENAAHGHGITERIARQWLDELRVDVITTGNHAFDVKDIPATFQVEPRLLRPANYPPGTPGAGHVKLHTPSGLEVLVINLMGRVNMPPCDDPFRCADAVLARERADVVIVDMHAEATSEAQAMGWYLDGRVSAVLGTHTHVPTLDARILPGGTAYVTDIGMTGPYDGVIGMRKEASLSRFLKVKGEKWEVAEGDPQLHGIFFETEGKKAISIRRIVKTLP
- a CDS encoding SpoIVB peptidase S55 domain-containing protein, coding for MRSLILSLSLALAAAPAFSSEPPGLMHLPDVKAGMKGTGRTVFQGGKIETFNFEVLGVLRNVAPGHSYILIRASGGPLAQTGILAGMSGSPCYIDGKLIGAVAIGWGFEKEPIGGVTPIGEMLEGLKDLSDAPAPRTPLILPKLEPPKVLKTALSGGMIPMSELLGPQEVPNGGQMLPLPVYGASTAPEFAPFWQGLPLRPMAAPGGGSGGGEPSPLEPGGMVAINLVQGDFNISAAGTITYVSGKKVYCFGHQLYNLGPVDLPLWSATVAACLPSVNESFKIASPVAPAGALRLDRAMGVAGLLGAEPRTVSMRLGLNLGGRRNLNLRFELMDHPLLTPNLAAITLAQALSAHVKGQGFQSLSLQGNIKVAGHPPIEIENMVADLNGTRLASYLGGVLQTLTLNPWERANIEGISLTVKAEDRLDLTAIAGVRTLKARVKRGSTLPVYVMLQNIQGSRESVVMNLFVPPSARPGKATLLVGDGFSLVQADPDERAIDLSSLGDLVRMLNGGLKNNHAYALLVQAQPGAGLRGSRIEGIPPTVVSMLGADGDLNANRLQRQIISRAVLPLESEVRGLTAMELEVE